The Brachyhypopomus gauderio isolate BG-103 chromosome 1, BGAUD_0.2, whole genome shotgun sequence genome includes a window with the following:
- the LOC143515339 gene encoding uncharacterized protein LOC143515339 yields the protein MLMAVNYGSQSELLSQQDPPPLLPKPGKDNARLQKLIKKKSKKKVGSSTQTPIPFRSNLSPVSEASADQEYGGLSSPPAAPEAPLYSRTLDSHSPYLCSSYSSHYSSTPTLSSQAYSASLPHTPYAAPVPSDRQIAPLYTCSSFLFDDVTELVTDVEPALSSENVFKQMFTPKTLEMYNSRQNHEPQIPVSYTHVQTLSPCADTYRSSSETQASPLTHLTGPHLAPVSPAFVHRTVSQYNGGCSKNIAPTLDTYELLTNDHVIKTIPKESPETHEITGKSLKTMSSDFPQRKIYTSKATFYEISKPLPQESSGLNSTYQMSVSEGGKLVSSDAKGYAVTTPYTCDGILQLKMPACHITRTKSAFFENSCDKKSPFTSHHASSEEMPVFVPNTHRTNSKEIIPTMPIISSENVPAKVNNRSLESVVEHKMTHSTSNGPLYLGTEETPAMFTSYSEKQLTTKLSSREGSLSKALSTEIYMEKSKPHEVFASTPGQVYQMTETEVCGLCIPVSPSKPRPVTADISRTESHQHVSAPQTYQTPNNPVHRSPRPPTRFLSQQKADTVQNHLNVPKIKSTYYGLTPAEYTAYGGIKANTCNGPLESLHQTCDSPKHAQSHCSMSKLPVGLSSDSLSLKTISSNEVLTERSKILGTGFPQTSKTQMRQTLDTCGTLQAIVSSHVQNSEAQLIQPIKIPTSNTAEPALNDNAAISGITPFVAVNHESVNSAKSESEVETQRAPIPGDLSTGAFSSIAYGEKMPTCPFPMAQSNINKAGLSTRNFLSVQNIPQQTAGEENVSKSIYPTERFDPVSVLTSLIPVPSNCKRDIVSLETMLNKPEMNHKTSSTSNVAETLSRATDSVTSVKNGKNPYSQSTISIVTEMTHKDTRESIVTNDLLNTIIPGTATKPGALPKELSNQGLINYSDTCQIDSSKFVTCSSSNSAISAIVSSVHNPQYSGSLAVPSLFTQTSQTNESSNMPLKKNTASQMLESIAKTTVSPDNHPLTKLSVNTSSSRTNTLDSQAATMNIVTDEQFKHIVRNAAHITECGTATTDARPSTFSPTNIHAIKVDTKAGAAKKHSVDINSSAHSTDSNKPHGMVIRDITPLTEVDSLLNTVTESQNSEHSMSYTDSLGRGSLSMAFNIKTNLANVLLKAAKSHTSSTDTETKTPVNNSFPVKTNSTTELEMTTNLDDPRSIPDTEVSGPVAVCSTPQVLSVSSDSTKKTQATTHHNEESSVIRTTLPNAQDKTKQHINCDHPVDVEKGAVVKGVVEKTEASSKPKPKGLKAKLSGWSRLKKHMIVEPEEPKYPEPEKQNEGPGQTGDTNVKNKTTGSEEEVMSHDVMKNKEAPRALKMWDAVLFQMFSTKENIMKHVGVNKSEIDKRKMSKDSLLEVPSFVHRLPILLYSPRFDARKLKEAAAKPLTKIATVFERSLIHRKNEGEEPKDFNRTAKGFGPAKTKTSNE from the coding sequence ATGCTGATGGCTGTGAATTACGGAAGCCAGTCTGAGCTGCTCTCCCAACAggaccccccccctctcttgcCCAAGCCCGGGAAGGATAATGCCCGTCTGCAGAAGCTGATCAAGAAAAAATCCAAGAAAAAAGTAGGCTCCTCCACTCAGACACCCATACCGTTCCGGTCAAACCTGTCACCTGTGAGTGAAGCGAGCGCAGACCAGGAGTACGGtggtctctcctctccccctgcaGCCCCAGAGGCTCCTCTCTACAGCAGGACTCTCGACTCACACAGCCCGTACCTTTGCTCGTCCTATAGTTCTCACTACAGCTCAACGCCCACTCTGTCTTCGCAAGCCTACTCAGCTTCTCTACCACATACTCCATACGCAGCTCCTGTACCATCTGACCGCCAAATAGCTCCTCTGTACACAtgctcttcttttctttttgacGATGTCACCGAGCTGGTCACAGATGTAGAACCTGCTCTGTCATCTGAAAATGTCTTCAAGCAAATGTTCACACCGAAAACACTAGAAATGTATAACTCTAGACAAAATCATGAACCACAAATCCCTGTATCATATACTCATGTCCAGACATTAAGCCCGTGTGCAGACACTTATAGATCCTCCTCGGAAACACAAGCATCTCCCTTGACTCATCTAACTGGTCCACATTTGGCTCCAGTCTCTCCTGCCTTTGTCCACAGAACAGTGAGCCAGTATAATGGAGGTTGTTCTAAAAATATTGCACCTACACTTGATACGTATGAGCTTCTGACAAATGATCATGTCATTAAAACAATTCCGAAGGAGTCTCCTGAAACACACGAAATCACTGGCAAGTCTCTAAAAACGATGTCATCAGATTTTCCACAGAGGAAGATTTATACTTCAAAGGCTACATTTTATGAAATATCAAAGCCACTTCCTCAGGAGAGCAGTGGATTAAATTCAACATACCAAATGTCTGTTTCAGAAGGAGGCAAACTAGTATCATCAGATGCTAAAGGTTATGCAGTAACTACACCTTACACCTGTGATGGAATATTGCAACTAAAGATGCCTGCGTGTCACATAACAAGGACAAAATCAGCTTTTTTTGAAAATTCCTGTGATAAAAAATCACCATTTACTTCACATCATGCCTCATCTGAGGAGATGCCTGTTTTTGTGCCAAATACTCACAGAACCAACAGTAAGGAAATAATACCCACAATGCCTATTATTTCATCTGAGAATGTTCCTGCAAAAGTAAATAATAGGAGCTTAGAATCGGTTGTTGAGCATAAAATGACACATTCTACATCAAATGGACCACTTTACCTGGGCACTGAAGAAACACCTGCTATGTTTACATCATATTCTGAGAAACAATTAACTACAAAACTATCAAGCAGGGAAGGTTCATTGTCTAAGGCCTTGTCAACTGAAATCTACATGGAAAAATCAAAACCACATGAGGTGTTTGCCTCTACACCTGGACAGGTGTATCAGATGACTGAAACTGAAGTTTGTGGTTTATGTATACCAGTGTCACCATCAAAGCCCAGGCCAGTGACAGCAGACATTTCAAGAACTGAAAGTCATCAACATGTTTCTGCTCCTCAAACATATCAAACACCAAACAACCCTGTCCATCGGTCACCCAGACCTCCAACACGATTCCTTAGCCAACAGAAAGCTGACACTGTACAAAATCATCTAAATGTACCCAAAATAAAGTCAACATACTATGGATTGACTCCAGCAGAATATACTGCTTATGGTGGAATTAAAGCCAACACATGTAATGGTCCTCTAGAATCTCTGCATCAAACATGTGACAGTCCTAAACATGCACAGAGTCACTGTTCAATGTCAAAATTACCTGTTGGATTATCCAGTGATTCATTATCCTTGAAAACTATTTCAAGTAATGAAGTGCTCACTGAAAGATCTAAAATCTTAGGAACTGGTTTCCCACAAACGTCAAAAACACAAATGCGACAGACGCTAGATACCTGTGGAACATTACAGGCTATAGTTTCTTCACATGTTCAAAACAGTGAGGCACAATTGATTCAACCAATCAAAATCCCTACTTCAAATACAGCAGAGCCTGCTTTGAATGATAATGCCGCAATATCTGGAATTACACCGTTTGTAGCTGTTAATCATGAATCTGTGAATTCTGCCAAATCAGAAAGTGAGGTAGAAACTCAGAGAGCACCTATCCCAGGAGATTTGAGCACTGGCGCCTTTTCATCTATAGCATATGGGGAAAAAATGCCAACTTGCCCTTTTCCCATGGCACAATCAAATATAAACAAAGCTGGACTGTCAACAAGGAATTTTTTATCCGTACAAAATATTCCCCAGCAGACGGCAGGAGAAGAGAATGTATCAAAATCTATATATCCAACAGAAAGGTTTGACCCTGTCTCCGTCCTAACATCACTTATACCAGTTCCCTCAAACTGCAAAAGGGATATTGTTTCTCTAGAGACAATGCTCAACAAACCAGAAatgaatcacaaaacatccagtACAAGTAATGTGGCTGAGACCCTCTCCAGAGCAACAGACAGTGTGACATCAGTCAAAAATGGAAAAAATCCCTATTCACAGTCCACTATTAGCATAGTAACTGAAATGACACATAAAGACACCAGGGAATCCATTGTAACTAATGATTTACTAAATACCATCATCCCAGGTACAGCAACTAAACCAGGAGCTTTGCCAAAGGAGCTTTCAAACCAGGGCCTTATTAATTATTCTGACACTTGTCAGATAGACTCAAGTAAATTTGTAACTTGCTCCAGTTCAAATTCGGCTATATCTGCAATAGTTTCTTCAGTACATAACCCACAGTATTCAGGATCCTTAGCAGTTCCTAGTCTATTTACTCAGACTAGCCAAACTAATGAAAGCTCAAATatgccattaaaaaaaaacacagcctCTCAAATGCTAGAGAGTATTGCCAAAACAACTGTTTCACCAGACAACCACCCACTCACCAAACTTTCTGTGAACACCAGCAGTTCAAGGACAAATACCCTGGACAGCCAAGCAGCCACCATGAATATAGTTACAGATGAGCAGTTTAAACACATTGTCAGGAATGCTGCACACATCACAGAGTGTGGCACAGCTACTACAGATGCCAGACCTTCTACATTTTCTCCTACAAACATCCATGCCATTAAAGTTGATACTAAAGCAGGAGCAGCAAAAAAACATAGTGTTGACATAAACTCATCTGCACATTCAACAGATTCAAACAAACCTCACGGTATGGTCATCAGAGACATAACGCCCCTCACTGAGGTAGACTCCCTTTTAAACACAGTGACAGAGTCACAAAATTCAGAACATTCCATGTCATATACCGATTCACTTGGTAGAGGGTCTCTCAGCATGGCGTTCAATATTAAGACCAACCTTGCAAATGTGTTGCTTAAGGCAGCAAAATCTCATACATCCTCTACAGATACAGAAACAAAAACTCCTGTTAACAACAGTTTTCCAGTCAAAACAAATTCTACCACAGAATTAGAAATGACAACAAATTTAGATGACCCCAGATCCATCCCAGACACTGAAGTGTCTGGTCCTGTGGCTGTTTGCTCAACGCCTCAGGTGCTCAGTGTCAGTTCAGATTCTACCAAAAAGACACAAGCTACAACTCATCATAATGAAGAATCCAGTGTGATAAGGACCACTTTGCCTAATGCACAGGACAAGACCAAACAACATATAAATTGTGATCACCCAGTGGATGTGGAGAAGGGGGCTGTGGTGAAGGGGGTTGTGGAGAAGACTGAGGCAAGCTCGAAGCCAAAGCCTAAGGGCCTAAAGGCTAAACTCAGTGGTTGGTCCCGACTGAAGAAACACATGATCGTGGAACCGGAAGAGCCCAAGTATCCAGAGCCAGAGAAACAGAATGAGGGACCTGGCCAAACAGGAGACACAAATGTCAAAAACAAGACCACTGGGTCAGAAGAGGAAGTGATGAGTCATGATGTCATGAAAAACAAAGAAGCCCCCAGAGCTTTGAAGATGTGGGACGCTGTACTGTTCCAGATGTTCTCCACCAAGGAGAATATCATGAAGCACGTTGGTGTCAACAAGTCTGAGATAGATAAGAGAAAGATGTCAAAAGACAGCTTGCTAGAAGTCCCATCATTTGTACACCGCCTCCCAATCCTTCTGTATAGTCCACGCTTTGATGCCCGCAAGCTAAAAGAAGCAGCTGCAAAACCTCTTACCAAAATTGCCACAGTATTTGAGAGGAGCCTGATACACCGTAAAAATGAAGGTGAAGAGCCAAAGGACTTTAACCGGACAGCCAAAGGCTTTGGTCCAGCCAAAACAAAGACCTCCAATGAATAA
- the tnnt3b gene encoding troponin T type 3b (skeletal, fast), giving the protein MTEVEEEAGEVEEVEEVEVAPEAEPEEEPEPEVYEEEAYEEEEEKPKFKPSAPKIPEGEKVDFDDIHKKRQNKDLIELQTLIDAHFECRQKEEEELIALKERIEKRRTERADQQRIRAEQDKERQARREEERLRKEEADAKRKAEDEAKKKSVLTGMGSNYSSYLAKADQKKGKKQTEREKKKKILAERRKPLNIDHLNEDKLRDKAKELWDWMFTLESEKFDHNEKLKRQKYEVISLRNRIDELQKHSKKGAAARRRK; this is encoded by the exons ATGACTG AGGTAGAAGAGGAAG CTGGAGAggtagaggaggtagaggaggtagaGGTAGCCCCAGAGGCAGAGCCTGAGGAAGAACCAGAGCCAGAGGTGTACGAGGAAG AGGCCTATGAAGAGGAAG AGGAGAAGCCAAAATTCAA GCCAAGTGCACCAAAAATCCCTGAGGGTGAAAAAGTAGACTTTGAT GACATCCACAAAAAGCGTCAGAATAAGGACCTCATCGAGCTGCAGACTCTGATCGACGCCCACTTTGAGTGCAGACagaaggaagaggaggagcttaTTGCTCTGAAGGAGAGAATT GAGAAACGGAGGACTGAGAGAGCAGACCAGCAGAGGATCCGAGCTGAGCAAGACAAAGAACGGCAGGCAAGGCGTGAG gaagAAAGGCTGAGGAAAGAGGAAGCAGACGCGAAGAGGAAGGCGGAGGATGAGGCGAAGAAGAAGTCTGTTCTCACTGGCATGGGCTCCAACTACAGCAGCTACCTGGCGAAG GCTGACCAGAAGAAAggaaagaaacagacagagagagagaagaagaagaagatactGGCTGAGAGACGCAAGCCCCTGAATATCGACCATCTGAATGAGGATAAACTGAG GGATAAAGCCAAGGAACTCTGGGACTGGATGTTCACTCTTGAGTCTGAGAAGTTTGACCACAACGAGAAGCTGAAGAGACAGAAGTATGAG